The proteins below are encoded in one region of Danio rerio strain Tuebingen ecotype United States chromosome 14, GRCz12tu, whole genome shotgun sequence:
- the tmsb2 gene encoding thymosin beta, with protein MSDKPDLTEIARFDKTKLKKTETKEKNPLPTKETIEQERKGDATP; from the exons ATGTCTGACAAGCCAGACCTAACAGAAATCGCCAGGTTTGACAAAACCAAGCTGAAGAAGACGGAGACAAAAGAGAAGAACCCTCTTCCCACCaaagaga CTATTGAACAGGAGAGGAAAGGAGATGCTACTCCGTAA